The Streptomyces aurantiacus genome includes a region encoding these proteins:
- a CDS encoding DNA alkylation repair protein codes for MGVTASGMSGDRSEPPHSALADTVLERLTAAYAGGADPQRARSARAYMKDIAPFLGLTTPDRRALSRTVLAGTPRPDETDCTAVALRCWRLPEREYQYFAVDYLRRNVRCLSSRFLPVARHLVSTVPWWDTVDLLACHVVGGLVAADPRLRADMDRWIEDDDLWIARTALLHQLRYKEATDTERLFAYCVRRSGHPDFFVRKAIGWCLREYAKTDPAAVREFVARERDRLSPLSVREALKNIGP; via the coding sequence ATGGGCGTCACAGCTTCCGGAATGTCAGGTGACCGTTCGGAGCCGCCGCACAGCGCTCTCGCGGACACGGTGCTGGAGCGCCTGACCGCCGCGTACGCCGGCGGCGCCGACCCGCAGCGGGCCCGGTCGGCGCGCGCGTACATGAAGGACATCGCCCCCTTCCTCGGCCTGACCACGCCTGATCGCCGCGCGCTCTCCCGTACGGTCCTCGCGGGAACGCCCCGTCCGGACGAGACCGACTGCACGGCGGTGGCCCTGCGCTGCTGGCGGTTGCCGGAGCGCGAGTACCAGTACTTCGCCGTCGACTACCTGCGCCGCAATGTGAGGTGTCTCTCGTCCCGCTTCCTGCCCGTGGCACGTCATCTCGTCTCCACGGTCCCCTGGTGGGACACCGTCGATCTGCTCGCCTGCCATGTGGTGGGAGGCCTCGTGGCCGCCGACCCGCGCCTGCGGGCCGACATGGACAGGTGGATCGAGGACGACGACCTGTGGATCGCCCGTACGGCGCTCCTCCACCAACTCCGGTACAAGGAGGCCACCGACACCGAACGGCTCTTCGCGTACTGCGTCCGCCGGTCCGGACACCCCGACTTCTTCGTCCGCAAGGCGATCGGCTGGTGTCTGCGGGAGTACGCCAAGACGGATCCGGCGGCCGTCCGGGAGTTCGTCGCCCGCGAGCGGGACCGGCTCTCGCCGCTCTCCGTGCGCGAGGCGCTCAAGAACATCGGCCCCTGA
- the tuf gene encoding elongation factor Tu, with protein MPKTAYVRTKPHLNIGTMGHVDHGKTTLTAAITKVLAERGSGTFVPFDRIDRAPEEAARGITINIAHVEYETDTRHYAHVDMPGHADYVKNMVTGAAQLDGAILVVSALDGIMPQTAEHVLLARQVGVDHIVVALNKADAVDDGEDTVLADLVELEVRELLTAHGYGGDSVPVVRVSGLRALEGDPRWTEAIGALLDAVDTYVPMPERYVDAPFLMPVENVLTITGRGTVVTGAVERGTIRVGDRVEVLGATVDTVVTGLETFGKPMDEAQAGDNVALLLRGVPRDAVRRGHIVAAPGSVVPGRRFSAQVYVLSAREGGRTTPVSTGYRPQFYIRTADVVGDVDLGESAVARPGDTVTMTVELGRDVPLEPGLGFAIREGGRTVGAGTVTAVG; from the coding sequence ATGCCCAAGACGGCTTACGTGCGCACCAAACCGCATCTGAACATCGGCACCATGGGTCATGTCGACCACGGCAAGACCACCCTGACCGCCGCCATCACCAAGGTCCTCGCCGAGCGCGGCTCCGGCACCTTCGTACCGTTCGACCGGATCGACCGGGCGCCGGAGGAGGCCGCGCGCGGCATCACCATCAACATCGCGCACGTCGAGTACGAGACCGACACCCGGCACTACGCGCACGTGGACATGCCGGGCCACGCCGACTACGTCAAGAACATGGTCACGGGCGCGGCCCAGCTCGACGGCGCGATCCTCGTCGTCTCCGCGCTCGACGGGATCATGCCGCAGACCGCCGAACACGTGCTGCTCGCCCGGCAGGTGGGCGTCGACCACATCGTCGTCGCCCTGAACAAGGCCGACGCCGTCGACGACGGCGAGGACACCGTGCTGGCGGACCTCGTGGAGCTGGAGGTCCGTGAGCTGCTGACCGCGCACGGCTACGGGGGCGACTCCGTACCGGTCGTCCGGGTCTCCGGGCTCCGGGCGCTGGAGGGCGACCCGCGGTGGACCGAGGCGATCGGTGCGCTGCTCGACGCCGTGGACACGTATGTGCCCATGCCCGAGCGGTACGTGGACGCGCCGTTCCTGATGCCGGTGGAGAACGTGCTGACCATCACCGGCCGCGGCACGGTCGTCACGGGCGCGGTCGAGCGCGGCACGATCAGGGTGGGCGACCGCGTCGAGGTGCTCGGCGCCACCGTGGACACGGTGGTCACCGGGCTGGAGACGTTCGGCAAGCCCATGGACGAGGCGCAGGCCGGCGACAACGTGGCGCTGCTCCTGCGCGGCGTCCCGCGCGATGCCGTGCGCCGCGGACACATCGTCGCGGCGCCCGGCAGTGTCGTCCCCGGCCGCCGCTTCTCCGCGCAGGTCTACGTCCTGTCGGCGCGCGAGGGCGGCCGGACGACGCCGGTGTCCACCGGCTACCGGCCGCAGTTCTACATCCGCACCGCGGACGTGGTCGGCGACGTCGACCTCGGTGAGAGCGCGGTCGCGCGGCCCGGTGACACCGTCACGATGACGGTCGAGCTCGGTCGCGACGTGCCGCTGGAGCCGGGGCTCGGCTTCGCGATCCGTGAGGGCGGCCGCACGGTCGGCGCAGGCACGGTGACCGCCGTCGGCTGA
- a CDS encoding DinB family protein — protein MTSQRPHRRAGIFAAAGEDRRFSTSATADERSMLVDILGAQRATLEMKCAGLAGELALRSVEPSTLSLLGLVRHLADVERRWFRRVLAGQDAPALFTSAAHPDGDFDGAVADPAVIAEAWAAWRAEVAFSEAFVAEAPDLAVAGEDSWRGPVSLRWVLIHMIEEYARHNGHADLLRERVDGAVGV, from the coding sequence ATGACGAGCCAGCGACCACACCGAAGAGCCGGGATTTTCGCCGCAGCCGGGGAGGACCGCCGATTCAGCACGTCCGCCACCGCCGACGAGCGCAGCATGCTCGTCGACATCCTGGGCGCCCAGCGGGCGACGCTGGAGATGAAGTGCGCGGGTCTGGCGGGTGAGTTGGCCCTTCGGTCCGTGGAGCCCTCCACGCTCTCGCTGCTCGGGCTGGTACGGCATCTCGCCGACGTGGAGCGCCGCTGGTTCAGGCGGGTGCTGGCCGGGCAGGACGCGCCCGCGCTCTTCACCTCGGCGGCGCACCCGGACGGCGACTTCGACGGCGCGGTCGCGGACCCCGCGGTGATCGCCGAGGCCTGGGCGGCCTGGCGGGCAGAGGTGGCGTTCTCCGAGGCCTTTGTGGCCGAAGCGCCCGATCTGGCCGTCGCGGGCGAGGACTCCTGGCGAGGGCCGGTGTCGCTGCGCTGGGTCCTCATCCACATGATCGAGGAGTACGCCCGGCACAACGGCCACGCCGACCTGCTCCGCGAGCGCGTCGACGGGGCCGTCGGCGTGTGA
- a CDS encoding spermidine synthase, protein MDEPIPVTRTVDHGTAKLMPDVDRKRAWLLTVDGAPQSYVDLDEPTHLEFEYARRLGHVLDAVGEPGRALDVLHLGGGALTLPRYVAATRPGSRQDVVEADGGLLDLVVEHLPLPEDAGIALHGADARAWLESAPAASADVLVADVFGGSRVPAHLTSQAYARETARVLRSDGVYLANLADATPFAFLRSQLATFSTVFEELALIAEPGVLRGRRFGNAVLVASHRPLDTATLMRRTAADAFPARVEHGDTLRVFMGDARPVRDEDAVPSPEPPDGAFGIG, encoded by the coding sequence GTGGACGAGCCGATACCCGTGACCAGGACCGTGGATCACGGGACCGCCAAGCTGATGCCGGACGTCGACCGGAAGCGGGCCTGGCTCCTGACGGTCGACGGGGCGCCCCAGTCGTACGTCGATCTGGACGAGCCGACGCACCTGGAGTTCGAGTACGCCCGACGGCTCGGGCACGTCCTCGACGCGGTCGGGGAGCCGGGGCGGGCGCTGGACGTCCTGCACCTCGGCGGTGGCGCGCTCACGCTGCCCCGGTACGTCGCCGCGACGCGGCCCGGGTCGCGGCAGGACGTGGTCGAGGCCGACGGCGGCCTCCTGGACCTCGTCGTCGAGCATCTGCCCCTTCCCGAGGACGCCGGAATCGCGCTGCACGGCGCGGACGCCCGGGCCTGGCTCGAAAGCGCCCCCGCGGCCTCCGCCGACGTCCTGGTCGCCGACGTCTTCGGCGGCTCCCGGGTACCGGCGCATCTGACCTCGCAGGCGTACGCGCGGGAGACCGCGCGCGTCCTGCGGAGCGACGGCGTGTACCTGGCCAACCTCGCCGATGCTACGCCCTTCGCCTTCCTGCGCTCCCAGCTCGCCACGTTCTCCACGGTGTTCGAAGAGCTCGCGCTGATCGCCGAGCCCGGCGTGCTGCGCGGCCGCCGCTTCGGGAACGCCGTACTCGTCGCCTCGCACCGGCCGCTCGACACCGCCACCCTCATGCGCCGCACGGCCGCCGACGCCTTCCCGGCCCGGGTCGAGCACGGGGACACGCTGCGGGTCTTCATGGGGGACGCGCGGCCCGTACGCGACGAGGACGCGGTGCCGTCGCCGGAGCCGCCGGACGGGGCGTTCGGCATCGGCTGA
- a CDS encoding DUF4442 domain-containing protein, with product MSIGEMLAATVPMVRTLKLEYLETTPEKAVLALPDQSEYHNHVGGPHAGAMFTLGESASGAVVLAAFGDQLARAVPLPVTAEIAFKKLARGPVTATATLGRPIADVVAELDAGERPEFPVAVAIQREDGAVTGEMTVLWTLRPNG from the coding sequence ATGTCGATCGGCGAGATGCTCGCCGCCACGGTGCCGATGGTCCGGACCCTGAAGCTGGAGTATCTCGAGACCACTCCGGAGAAGGCCGTGCTCGCGCTGCCCGACCAGAGCGAGTACCACAACCACGTGGGCGGACCGCACGCCGGAGCGATGTTCACACTCGGGGAGTCGGCGAGCGGCGCGGTCGTACTGGCCGCGTTCGGGGACCAGCTCGCGCGGGCCGTACCGCTGCCCGTGACCGCCGAGATCGCGTTCAAGAAGCTGGCCAGAGGGCCTGTCACGGCCACCGCGACGCTGGGGCGTCCCATCGCCGACGTCGTCGCCGAACTCGACGCGGGGGAGCGCCCGGAGTTCCCGGTGGCGGTCGCCATCCAGCGCGAGGACGGCGCGGTGACCGGGGAGATGACGGTCCTTTGGACGCTGCGCCCCAACGGCTGA
- a CDS encoding LacI family DNA-binding transcriptional regulator translates to MGHPYAIREIARQAGLSEATVDRVLNGRGGVRESTSRSVHQAVADLDRQRTQVRLTGRTFMTDIVMQTPERFSTAVRTALEAELPSLSPAVLRCRFHFRETGAPDDLIATLDRIARRGSQGVILKAPDVPEITAAVGRLVTAGIPVVTLVTDLPASGRLAYVGIDNRAAGATAGYLMGQWLGDGPGHVLTTISRGFFRGEEEREMGFRATMRTLRPARRLVEVTDSDGLDATQYDLVLAALRHDPAIRAVYSMGGGNNATLEAFDAVGRRCDVFVAHDLDHDNARLLRAGRLSAVLHHDLRQDMRTACQAVIRAHDALPADPAPSLPSAIQVVTPYNMPPETPLPDVRTGGQG, encoded by the coding sequence ATGGGCCACCCGTACGCGATCAGAGAGATCGCTCGTCAGGCGGGCCTGAGCGAGGCGACCGTGGACCGGGTCCTGAACGGGCGGGGCGGGGTCCGCGAGAGCACGTCCCGCTCGGTGCACCAGGCCGTCGCGGACCTGGACCGGCAGCGGACGCAGGTCCGGCTGACGGGCCGCACCTTCATGACCGACATCGTCATGCAGACCCCGGAGCGGTTCTCCACGGCGGTGCGCACGGCGCTGGAGGCCGAACTGCCGTCGCTGAGCCCGGCCGTGCTGCGCTGCCGGTTCCACTTCCGGGAGACGGGTGCGCCGGACGACCTGATCGCGACGCTGGACCGGATCGCCCGCCGCGGCTCACAGGGCGTGATCCTCAAGGCCCCGGACGTCCCGGAGATCACGGCGGCCGTCGGCAGGCTGGTGACCGCGGGCATCCCGGTGGTGACCCTGGTGACCGACCTGCCCGCCAGCGGCCGGCTCGCCTACGTCGGCATAGACAACCGGGCGGCGGGCGCCACCGCCGGATATCTGATGGGCCAGTGGCTGGGCGACGGCCCGGGGCACGTCCTGACCACCATCAGCCGCGGCTTCTTCCGCGGCGAGGAGGAGCGCGAGATGGGCTTCCGGGCCACGATGCGCACGCTGCGTCCGGCCCGGCGGCTCGTCGAGGTCACCGACAGCGACGGTCTGGACGCCACCCAGTACGACCTGGTGCTGGCCGCGCTCCGGCACGACCCCGCGATCCGGGCCGTCTACTCGATGGGCGGGGGCAACAACGCCACGCTCGAAGCCTTCGACGCCGTCGGCCGGCGCTGTGACGTCTTCGTCGCCCACGACCTGGACCACGACAACGCCCGCCTGCTGCGCGCCGGGCGCCTCTCCGCGGTGCTCCACCACGACCTGCGCCAGGACATGCGCACCGCCTGCCAGGCCGTCATACGGGCCCATGACGCCCTGCCCGCCGACCCGGCGCCCTCGCTCCCGTCGGCGATCCAGGTCGTCACGCCGTACAACATGCCGCCCGAGACACCCCTGCCGGACGTCCGCACCGGCGGCCAGGGGTGA
- a CDS encoding phytanoyl-CoA dioxygenase family protein produces MSRTLSGPRTWLSADDCDLEGFRELVERGTDPADHPYAASVERNVPLYDSESLRAEIRTPEGRRRVQAELVHALADGPGIVVFRGAFPDRGVLRRTSEAFDALIAEQRASGATAGDHFAKPGANDRVWNALEKTALLDPEAFADYYANDVLALLSGAWLGPGYQVTSQVNVVNPGGAAQRVHRDYHLGFLSNEAAAAYPAHVHRLSPALTLQGAVAHCDMPVESGPTMYLPHSQKYESGYLAWRLPEFRAYFEAHHVQLPLAEGDAVFFNPALFHAAGHNTSPDIRRMANLLQVSSAFGRAMESVDRQAMTNAVYPVLLRRKAAGASQEWLDTVVASCAEGYPFPTNLDSDPPVDGLAPPSQADLVRRALSEDWAPDHLRDALRSAAGRRES; encoded by the coding sequence ATGTCCCGCACCCTTTCAGGCCCCCGGACGTGGCTGTCCGCGGACGACTGCGACCTCGAAGGCTTCCGCGAACTGGTCGAGCGGGGCACCGACCCGGCCGACCACCCGTACGCCGCCTCCGTCGAGCGGAACGTGCCGCTGTACGACAGCGAGAGCCTGCGCGCCGAGATCCGGACGCCCGAGGGCCGCCGCCGCGTCCAGGCGGAGCTGGTGCACGCGCTGGCCGACGGCCCCGGCATCGTGGTGTTCCGGGGCGCCTTCCCCGACCGCGGGGTCCTCCGCCGCACGAGCGAGGCCTTCGACGCCCTGATCGCCGAGCAGCGTGCCTCGGGCGCCACCGCGGGCGACCACTTCGCCAAGCCGGGCGCGAACGACCGTGTCTGGAACGCGCTGGAGAAGACGGCCCTGCTGGACCCGGAGGCCTTCGCCGACTACTACGCCAACGACGTCCTCGCCCTCCTCTCCGGCGCCTGGCTCGGCCCCGGCTACCAGGTCACCTCGCAGGTCAACGTCGTGAACCCGGGCGGCGCCGCGCAGAGGGTGCACCGGGACTACCACCTCGGATTCCTGAGCAACGAGGCCGCCGCCGCGTATCCCGCGCACGTGCACCGCCTCTCGCCGGCGCTGACGCTCCAGGGCGCGGTCGCCCACTGCGACATGCCCGTCGAGTCCGGCCCCACGATGTACCTGCCGCACTCGCAGAAGTACGAAAGTGGCTACCTGGCCTGGCGGCTGCCGGAGTTCCGCGCGTACTTCGAGGCGCACCACGTGCAGCTGCCGCTGGCCGAAGGGGACGCGGTGTTCTTCAACCCCGCCCTCTTCCACGCCGCCGGGCACAACACGTCGCCGGACATCCGGCGCATGGCCAACCTGCTGCAGGTCTCCTCCGCCTTCGGGCGGGCCATGGAGAGCGTCGACCGGCAGGCCATGACCAACGCCGTCTATCCGGTGCTGCTCAGGCGCAAGGCGGCGGGCGCGAGCCAGGAGTGGCTGGACACGGTCGTCGCGTCCTGCGCGGAGGGCTACCCCTTCCCGACCAACCTGGACTCCGACCCGCCCGTCGACGGCCTGGCCCCACCGTCCCAGGCGGACCTCGTCCGCCGTGCCCTGAGCGAGGACTGGGCCCCGGACCACCTGCGTGACGCGCTGCGGTCCGCCGCCGGGCGCCGCGAGAGCTGA
- a CDS encoding SDR family oxidoreductase: MGLLDDKVVLVNGGSQGVGAAVARAAAREGATVAVTGRRPEPGEALVTELTGAGAKALYVRADLSDAQQARGSVAEVIAAYGRVDCLVNSAGLTSRGTLLDTTPELFDAHIAINLKGPFFAMQAAVADMVARKAPGTVVNIITSSEHGGQSFLAPYVAAKAGLAGLTRNAAHAHRWDRIRINGLNIGWTATEGEDTTQRTFHDAGDDWREQAARRLPMGKLGQPDEIADFVVLLLSDRSGVVTGSVIDWDQNVLGGLD; encoded by the coding sequence ATGGGACTTCTCGACGACAAGGTCGTCCTCGTCAACGGCGGCAGCCAGGGCGTCGGCGCGGCCGTCGCCCGGGCCGCAGCCCGGGAGGGCGCGACCGTCGCCGTCACCGGCCGTCGCCCCGAGCCCGGCGAGGCGCTGGTCACCGAACTGACCGGGGCCGGCGCCAAGGCCCTGTACGTACGGGCCGACCTCTCCGACGCGCAGCAGGCACGTGGCAGCGTGGCCGAGGTGATCGCCGCGTACGGCCGGGTCGACTGCCTGGTCAACTCCGCCGGGCTCACCTCGCGCGGGACGCTCCTGGACACGACCCCCGAGCTGTTCGACGCGCACATCGCGATCAACCTCAAGGGCCCGTTCTTCGCCATGCAGGCCGCCGTGGCCGACATGGTGGCCCGCAAGGCGCCCGGCACGGTCGTCAACATCATCACCAGCTCCGAGCACGGCGGACAGTCCTTCCTGGCCCCGTACGTGGCCGCCAAGGCCGGACTCGCGGGACTGACCCGCAACGCCGCGCACGCCCACCGCTGGGACCGGATCCGGATCAACGGCCTGAACATCGGCTGGACGGCGACCGAGGGCGAGGACACCACCCAGCGCACCTTCCACGACGCGGGCGACGACTGGCGCGAACAGGCGGCGCGGCGACTGCCGATGGGCAAACTCGGCCAGCCCGACGAGATCGCCGACTTCGTCGTGCTGCTCCTCTCCGACCGCAGCGGTGTCGTCACCGGCTCGGTCATCGACTGGGACCAGAACGTCCTCGGCGGACTCGACTGA
- a CDS encoding Gfo/Idh/MocA family protein encodes MRIGILGLGRIGAFHAETLSRLDAVESLVVADPYRAAVTAAVERFGAEAKDSPEAVLAAGVDGVVIAAATDAHPGLILAAVEAGVPVFCEKPVARTMKEGVEVLDAVRDSGVQIQIGYNRRFDAGFVAARAAVLGGELGPLHTVRSTTLDPAPPPAAYIAASGGIFRDCSVHDFDIIRWVTGREVTEVYATGSNRGEPYIAEAGDADTTAAILTLDDGTLAVVSNSRHNARGYDVRMELHGFRDSIAVGLEDKLPLRSVEPGVTFPAGTPHDFFMDRFTEAYRAELSAFTDVVAGRRTSPCTVADALEAGWIADACTLSLREHRTVTIEEVRGA; translated from the coding sequence ATGCGCATCGGCATCCTCGGCCTCGGCCGGATCGGCGCCTTCCACGCCGAGACCCTCTCCCGGCTCGACGCGGTCGAGTCCCTCGTCGTCGCCGACCCGTACCGGGCCGCGGTCACGGCGGCCGTCGAGCGCTTCGGCGCCGAGGCCAAGGACTCGCCCGAGGCCGTGCTGGCCGCGGGCGTGGACGGCGTGGTGATCGCCGCCGCGACCGACGCCCACCCGGGCCTGATCCTCGCCGCCGTCGAGGCGGGCGTGCCGGTCTTCTGCGAGAAGCCCGTCGCCCGCACCATGAAGGAGGGCGTGGAGGTCCTCGACGCCGTGCGCGACAGCGGTGTCCAGATCCAGATCGGCTACAACCGGCGCTTCGACGCCGGGTTCGTGGCCGCCCGCGCCGCCGTCCTCGGCGGCGAGCTCGGCCCGCTGCACACCGTACGGTCCACCACGCTCGACCCCGCGCCGCCCCCGGCCGCGTACATCGCCGCCTCCGGAGGCATCTTCCGCGACTGCTCCGTGCACGACTTCGACATCATCCGCTGGGTCACCGGGCGCGAGGTCACCGAGGTGTACGCGACCGGCAGCAACCGCGGGGAGCCCTACATCGCCGAGGCCGGTGACGCCGACACCACCGCGGCGATCCTCACCCTCGACGACGGCACGCTCGCCGTGGTCTCCAACTCCCGGCACAACGCGCGCGGTTACGACGTCCGCATGGAACTCCACGGCTTCCGGGACAGCATCGCGGTCGGTCTGGAGGACAAGCTGCCGCTGCGCTCCGTCGAGCCCGGCGTCACCTTCCCCGCGGGCACTCCGCACGACTTCTTCATGGACCGTTTCACCGAGGCGTACCGTGCGGAACTGAGCGCGTTCACCGATGTCGTCGCCGGCCGGCGGACCTCGCCGTGCACCGTCGCCGACGCGCTGGAGGCGGGCTGGATCGCCGACGCCTGCACGCTCTCCCTGCGTGAGCACCGCACCGTGACGATCGAGGAGGTACGCGGCGCATGA
- a CDS encoding Gfo/Idh/MocA family protein: MTIPAEPLRIGVLGAARIADLSLVGPARATGHRLVAVAARDRSRAETFAAEHDVERVVDSYAELIADPGVEVVYNPLANGLHGPWNLAALAAGKHVLTEKPSASNTEEAVEVRDAADKAGTVFMEAFHYLFHPVTRRLHALLESGELGELRHVETLVAVPAPPDTDPRWSLPLAGGALMDLGCYSVHALRMLAPWAGGAPTLVEARGGGREGAPEVDEWLDADLAFPSGATGSARCHMDYSELRMTCRIVGSLGEATAMNFVLPHRDDRVVVRTASGERTEQLGRRSSYTYQLEAFAAHVRGGAALPLDAQDAVATMSLIDDCYRGAGFSPRPRTELPRA; this comes from the coding sequence ATGACGATTCCGGCCGAGCCACTGCGCATCGGCGTGCTGGGCGCCGCCCGCATCGCCGATCTGTCCCTCGTCGGCCCGGCCCGCGCGACCGGCCACCGCCTCGTGGCGGTGGCCGCCCGCGACCGGTCCCGGGCCGAGACCTTCGCCGCCGAGCACGACGTCGAACGGGTCGTGGACTCGTACGCGGAACTGATCGCCGACCCCGGGGTCGAGGTCGTCTACAACCCGCTCGCCAACGGCCTGCACGGGCCGTGGAACCTCGCCGCCCTCGCCGCGGGCAAGCACGTGCTGACGGAGAAGCCCTCCGCGAGCAACACGGAGGAGGCCGTCGAGGTCCGGGACGCCGCCGACAAGGCGGGCACCGTCTTCATGGAGGCCTTCCACTACCTCTTCCACCCGGTCACCCGGCGCCTGCACGCACTGCTGGAGTCCGGGGAGCTGGGCGAGCTGCGGCACGTCGAGACGCTCGTCGCCGTCCCGGCCCCGCCCGACACCGATCCCCGCTGGTCCCTGCCGCTCGCCGGCGGCGCGCTCATGGACCTCGGCTGCTACAGCGTGCACGCCCTGCGCATGCTCGCGCCCTGGGCGGGCGGGGCGCCCACCCTGGTCGAGGCCAGGGGCGGCGGCCGCGAGGGCGCCCCGGAGGTCGACGAGTGGCTGGACGCGGACCTGGCCTTCCCGAGCGGGGCCACCGGTTCCGCCCGCTGCCACATGGACTACAGCGAACTGCGGATGACCTGCCGGATCGTCGGCTCGCTCGGCGAGGCGACCGCGATGAACTTCGTCCTGCCGCACCGGGACGACCGCGTCGTGGTCCGCACGGCGTCGGGGGAGCGGACCGAGCAGCTCGGCAGGCGGTCCTCGTACACCTACCAGCTGGAGGCGTTCGCCGCCCATGTGCGCGGCGGGGCGGCGCTGCCGCTCGACGCGCAGGACGCGGTGGCCACCATGAGCCTGATCGACGACTGCTACCGCGGGGCCGGCTTCTCGCCCCGGCCCCGTACGGAGCTTCCGCGCGCGTGA
- a CDS encoding Gfo/Idh/MocA family protein, with protein sequence MAQRGTLGVAVIGTGKMGADHVRRLSEVTNGARVVAVVDVDAERVKRVADGIEDCSAYTDPSAAMAAEGVDAVLIASPGPAHEAALLTAFEHDLPVLCEKPLTPGSASALRVLEAERKLGHRLVQVGFMRRYDTEYVKLKALLETGQLGRPLMLHNRHRNVATPPGFTSEMLINDSVVHEMDITRWLLGHEITAVTVLKPTPSGNAPEGLQDPQFVVFETAGGAIVDVEINVNCGFGYQVQAEVVCERGTARIGDGHALVTNMAGRWGGTIAQDFVERFEDAYDRQVQAWVDATRRGEVTGPSAWDGYATAAVCEAGVRAQAEGGRVEVELVERPAFYA encoded by the coding sequence ATGGCTCAGCGCGGAACGCTCGGCGTGGCGGTCATCGGCACCGGGAAGATGGGCGCCGATCATGTCCGTCGGCTCAGCGAGGTGACCAACGGGGCCCGCGTGGTCGCCGTCGTGGACGTCGACGCGGAACGCGTCAAGCGCGTCGCCGACGGCATCGAGGACTGCTCCGCGTACACCGACCCGTCCGCCGCCATGGCCGCGGAGGGCGTGGACGCCGTCCTCATCGCCTCCCCGGGCCCCGCCCACGAGGCGGCCCTGCTCACCGCCTTCGAGCACGACCTGCCCGTGCTGTGCGAGAAGCCGCTCACGCCGGGCTCGGCCTCGGCGCTGCGCGTCCTGGAGGCCGAGCGGAAGCTCGGGCACCGCCTGGTGCAGGTGGGCTTCATGCGCCGTTACGACACCGAGTACGTGAAGCTCAAGGCGCTGCTGGAGACGGGCCAGCTGGGCCGGCCGCTGATGCTGCACAACCGGCACCGCAACGTCGCGACCCCGCCCGGCTTCACCAGCGAGATGCTCATCAACGACTCCGTCGTGCACGAGATGGACATCACCCGCTGGCTGCTCGGTCACGAGATCACCGCGGTGACCGTGCTGAAGCCGACACCGTCGGGCAACGCGCCGGAAGGCCTGCAGGATCCGCAGTTCGTGGTGTTCGAGACCGCCGGCGGCGCGATCGTGGACGTCGAGATCAACGTCAACTGCGGCTTCGGGTACCAGGTCCAGGCCGAGGTGGTCTGCGAGCGCGGCACGGCCCGCATCGGTGACGGACACGCCCTGGTCACGAACATGGCGGGCCGCTGGGGAGGCACTATCGCCCAGGACTTCGTGGAGCGCTTCGAGGACGCGTACGACCGCCAGGTGCAGGCCTGGGTGGACGCCACCCGGCGCGGCGAGGTCACGGGACCCAGCGCCTGGGACGGCTACGCCACGGCCGCGGTCTGCGAGGCGGGCGTCCGGGCCCAGGCCGAGGGCGGCCGCGTCGAGGTCGAACTCGTGGAGCGCCCGGCCTTCTACGCCTGA